The Paenibacillus spongiae nucleotide sequence CCTACAGAAGAAGGATCCGCTGCGGCGGATCCTTCTTCTGTTCCACGTCGGTATTCTAGTTCATCGAACTCTCTGTTACTTGCCCGGTATTCCGATTATACATGATTCGAATATATTGATCTTTGCTATCGAGTGGACTGTTGTACATGAAATATAACTCGTCCTCGGTCCATTCCGCACCGATGAATTTTAACTCGTCACCTTGATAAGGGACATCGTTGTTGCGGGCATATTCCAGGTCTTTGCCGGACAGCAGCTCCTCATACAGCTCTACGGTGGAATTGTCCTCCAAATTAATGAGCGTCAGGAACCCTGTTCGATTCGGCCGAACAACCAGAAACTTCTCGCCCGCCCCCAGAACCGAGTAATTCTCATCCTTGCCGGCCAAAGCCGGCAGATCATATTCCTTCACCGCTTGGCCCTCTTCATTGAATACGGTCATCATTCTGCCGTCCGTCAGCACCAAATTCTGGATCCACCCGTTTGGATCATAGTACTGATAGTAACTCAAGTTCTGCTCGTAGCGTTGAAAGTAGCTGGCTTTCTTCTGGCTTACGATCTTATAGTCATGAATGAACACGCTATATGCATCATAATGAATACGAGGTTCCCCATAGTTGTCCAAGACAGTGACGACCCGGTTATGAGAATCTATCCCTTGCCCGCCAAACGATACATGACCCTTAATATCGGATTCGAGCTTGCCAACGTTAACCACGGATTGTCCATGCGGCCTGGCGATATATAAGTCTCCCGTCTTTCGGTTCAACCAGATATGGCCTCCGGAAATATAATCGTCCGGTTTAGTAATGCCCACCGTTTTTGTTGAAGGATTCCATCTCACATCGGCTCCGATCGCCTCCGAGAAAAAACGCAAAGGTATATAAATTCGATCTTTCACGCTCTTCAGAGGCGCCGATAATTCTTTGGCCTTCCCATTAACCGTTGCGACCGTCGAACCATAATTCAGTCTGACAGTAAGCTCCGGATAGGTCATGACCGCGGCTTTGACAGACGCGTTCCAAGTTACGATGGTTCCCAGCAGTTCCCCGGTATCCCGTACGGGCAAATACACCGTACCGTTGTCGATAAAGGGAGCGAGCTTCGGCTTATATTCGCTTCCGTTTATCGTAACCTTGATGCCATCCGAGGCGGGTGCCTTGACGGAAGAAGCTACGGCCGCCGATGCGGAGACCGGAACGGATAGAGCAATGGCTGCGGCAAGAGCAGCGGTGGAGACGAGAGAAAATAGCCTTGATTTGCGAAGCATGGAAATACCCCCTTTTCAGTCCTAAATGCTCTTCTGCATATAAATGACAATTTCGGAATCCATTCTTCTAATTCCATTCCGATCACTAGTCTCCCAACTAATTTTAAAATCGCCATAGCCCCAATCGATGTAACCCAACTTTTCATAGAGCCGTTTTGCATTCGGATTATCGGTACTGCCTACTGCCAATCCAATATGCGTGCATCCTCTTTCTTTCGCCAATCGCTCGGCTTCGCGAATGATGGCTGTCGCCGTCCCTTTTCTCCGATGATGGTCCACGGTCAGTCCCGCTTCCAAGTAGGCACTGCGGGTCACATCGATGCGCTGTTTCACGGGCTCATCCTGCGGACCGCTCCAGCGCAATAAGAAATGTCCGATCGGCGCATCCTGAAGCCAAGCGATCAGATAGACGCCTTCGCCCTTCTTCTGCACTTCGAATCTTCTATACTGGGGATTTGACCGGTTATCGGGAGAAAATACTTCTTCAAGTAAATCCAATTGAGACTCTTCCGCCGGCTTAATGTCCACTTGCAAGCGATGTTGATTCATAGACGACTCCACCTCCGAATTTTCGACTGAAACACTCCTATATTTCCAGAACGACAGGTAATTTCCTTTTTCGTTATCAAAAATAAATTATTCTAAAAACGACTGTCCTTGCCGAGCTCTACCCAGCTACGGCCGATTCGAGTATAAAGCAGACGCCGTCGGGTCGTGGTATTAAACCAACGGAAAGAGATAAAAATCGTTGCTGTTATTACCCTCGTCTGCCCGCGGGATCTTACTTATATTTGAGGCGGATATCCCCTGCAACTATATAAACTGAACCGAACACAGCATGCTGCACAGGCAGATGTCCATGTCCATATGATCATAGCCATTGGATGAAGCTTAGAGCGGAGGAGCTTGCTTATTTCTCCGACCAGCTGCTGTTGCCGGATTACCTGGCATGACATTTATGTGGTCGACCGACCGCCGTCATGCAACGGAACACTGCACACTGGGAGCTACGTGAGGTGATCCATCGTGCGACCATGCAGCAGATGTATGGAGTTGATGTTGTATAATGTACAACACGGCTTCATCATATAACCCCCATTGGTCGAATTGTTGTATTTAATACAACAATGTGGTTATTAAATCACGGATTAGCCGCTTTTGTGAGGAAATTGTTGTAGAAAGTGCAACAATAAACGTATCATCAGGGTTTTCCCCGTCTAATGTTGTATAAAATACAAGATTATAAAGCTATACCACGCCCAAAGCCAAAGCCGAAGCCGAAGCCGAAGCAACAGCCATAGCCATAGCCATAGCCGAAACCGAAGCAAAAGCCAAAGCCAAAGCCGAAACCGAAGCCGAAGCAACAGCCATAGCCATCTCCATAGCTATACCCAATCAGGGGTGGGCCTGCTCGTACTTCTCCAGAACGATTCTACCAGCGCTGCCCGCGTTAACTCTCATTCGTTCAACTTCTATATTTACAAAAAAAAGAAAGCCCTCGAACATAGGCTTTCTCAACACGAAGGATCCGCCTCGGCGGATCCTTCGTGACTTCCATGCTATTGAAATTGAGGCAGCAAATCGGCGTGGACGGCCAGCATGCGGTCCACTGCGAGATGTGTGGCCTGCTTGTCCGTTATGGCAGGATCCCGGTCGACCGCCCGGTGCACCAGCGCCGCGTCGCCCTTGAACGCCGCCTCCGCGATCAGCTCATGCACGTCGGAGATTTCGCGAATGACTGCAGCCAGCGCCTCCGGCAGCGCCGGGACGGAAACCGGCTTCCATTCCCCGCTTGCTATCGCGACCGGCACCTCGACGATGCGCTCATCCGGAAGCTGCGGAATAGCCCCGTTATTGCGGACGTTCAGAATGTCGAACCAGGCCTCCTCCCTCCTGTCGAGCGCGATCGCCACATCAACGGGATGCTCCCAGCTGCCATGGTGGAACAGATCGTCCCACGGGCGTTCGCCCGCAGCGATGGCCTGCAGCTCGCGAAGCCGCTGCTTCCGCTCTTCCTCCGTGCCGTGGTAAGGAGGCGTTGTTGCATAATGAATATCCGGCTGTGCGGGCAAATATTCGGCGTGATGATCGACGGCTCCGGCCGCAACCGCGCCGTATTGCTCCAGCCAGCGCCGCATGACGGACAGCTCCCTGCGCTTATGCTCGCTCTGGGCGGACCAATCGCCCTCCCGGACGTACGCTTTCAGCGCGGGCAGCAAATCTTCGCCGGTCTTCCTGTCCGTGATGGACATGACCCAGGCGAAGTGGTTCAGCCCGGCCGTTACGATCTCCACCTCTTCCGGGCGCTTGCCTACTAGTTCCGGCAGAAAGGCATAGCCGTCCGCACCCAGATAGGCGATGTTGCAGAAGCCGGCGGAACGAATGGAAGTGAAGCGGTCCATCGCGGTCACGACGCGCGGCATCGGATTCGTAACGTCCAGCACCCGGGCCTGCGGGCAGAGCTCCTCCATATCGCGGCAAACGTCCAGCAGCAGCGTAATTGACCGCAGCCCGTTCATCAGGCCGCCGGCACCGCCGCATTCCCTGGCTTGATCGGCCATCCCAAGCTCGCTCAGAATATCGTAATCCATCTTCCAGCGGCGAGCTCCCTGCGGCGAGGCCGATACGATCACATAATCCGCTCCGGGCAGGGCGTCCCTGCGGTCGGCGGCCGTGGAAATACGGACGGTCACGCCCAATTCCTTCGCAATCCGCCTGCCCGCTCCCGCCATCGCTTCCACAGCCTCGGCGTTCGGATCGACAAGCACCAGCTCATCGTCCATCAACCGGTGCTTCACGATAATATCTTCCAATACCGTCGGCGCGAATACAAAGCTTCCGCCGCCGATTAATACGAATTTCATCGCCATACACCTCTCCTGCCGCTCATTCGATCGACGGTATTATTTTTGGGTAGACTGCCATTCTTTGAATTGCTTCTGATATTCGGCCACGACTTTATCCAGTCCCGCCGCTTTTAGGCTTTCCAGCGCAGCCGGGAAATTGCCCTCGTACGGCACGACGCCCATCTTGATCGGAATGATGCTGGACTTCACGACCGACTGTACGTTCGCATATTCGACCGCAATCGGCTCGGTATTCAGGCGGAAGCCAAGCACCGGCGAGAATTCGACCGGATTGGTCGGCTCCGTCGTCTGCACTTTCAAGTAGTCCTCCGGCGTCATAGCATCGAACATCGTATAGTTGATGTTGCCGATCATCCAGGAATCGAAGAAATAGTTCTGGTCATTGGCATCGCGGATAATCTCGATTGTGCGCTCTCCAGCCGTCTTATAGTGCTTGCCTTCTTCCCCGTACAGGAACAGGTTATGATTTTCCTTGCTGCTGTACAGCCAGTTCAAAAACTTGATGGCCGCTTCCGGATTCTTGGCCGTTACCGGCACCGCATTCGTGTTGCCGAACGCCAGATACTGCAGCATCGGCTTGTCGGCAGCCAGGTAGCCCTCGGCTATTTTGGCCTCTGGGTTGTTTTTCGCCACGGCAATCGAGGAATATAGCGCGCCGTTGGTGCTGAACAGGAAGTCGCCCAGCGTCATCGCCTTGTCGCGCTCTTCTTTTTTGTACGTCAGAATGTCCGGGTTGATCAGCTTCTTCTCATACAATTGACGGAAGAAATCGGCATCCTTCTTGAATTCTTCGCTTTCCAGCCACGAGCTTACATTGCCCTGCTGATCCACTTTAATGATCTGCTCCCGATAGTCGACATAGAACGGCCAAGAGTCGTATGCGCGGTGCAGGAACACCGGCGAGCCATCCGTCTCCGTTTGAACGTAGAGCTTCTTGCCCGCTGCCTTCTGCATCTTCTCGGCCGCGGCAATGAACTCTTCCGGCGTCGTCGGGAACGCTGCACCCGCTTTGTCCAGCAAGTCCTTCCGGTAGCCAAGCGTCCCCATCTCGCCGCTGCTGGACGTTTCGTAACGCCATATCGCCGGTACGGAATAGATTTTCCCGTTGATCTTCGCCGCTTCCCAAGCATAGTCGGGAATCAGCTTCTTAAGCTCCGGACCGTATTGGTCGATAAGCTCATCGAGCGGCTGAAGCGCCCCGCGTCCGACATAAGAGCCGACCGGAACCGCACCGTTCTCCATGACGTGAAGCATCTCGAACTCCTCTCCCGTGCTCAGCATCAGGTTCGTCTTCTGATCCCAGGCATCCCAAGGAATGTATTTCAGTTCGAGCTTAACGTTGACCCCGTCGGCCAGCAGTTTCTCATTCACCTTGTTCACGACGTCATCCATGTAAGGCTTTGGCGTGCCGGGTACGGCGTAACGCACGGGCAAGACAGCCTCCGAATTCGACTCTCCCCCGGCCGCATTGCCGTTCGATTCCTTGTTGCCGGAATTGCCGCAGGCCATCATAAGAACGGCCATCATGACGATAACCAGACCTGCGGGAATAAAGCGCAGTTTCTTGTTCATTTCGTGTTTCCCCTCTCTTTTGTCTTATTGCATATATAAAGCTTTTCAGCGATATACCTAGCCTTTCACCGCGCCGATGACCAGCCCTTTGATAATGAAGCGCTGCAGGAACGGATAGAGCAGCACAATCGGACCGATTGTAATGATCGCAACCGCCATCTTGAACGATTCCGTAGGCGCCAATGTATTGGAGATCGCCACCCCCTGCATCTGATTGATCATGTTGATCTCCGATTGCATCTTGTACAACAAATACTGCAGCGGATACAGGCTTTCTTTGTCCACCAGCATAATGGCATTAAACCAGTTGTTCCAATAACCGAGTCCATAGAAGAGAGCTACGGTTGCCAGCACCGGCATGGAAAGCGGAAATACGATCCGGAAGGCGATATACGCGTCGCTGGCTCCGTCCATGCGAGCCGATTCGAGCAAGGCATCCGGCAGCTCCTGCATGAAGTTGCGCACCAGGAACAAATTGAACGGGCTGAAAATAAGCGTAGGGATGATCAGCGCCAACAAGTTGTTCTTGAAGCCGAGTAAGTCGTTCATCATATACCAAGGCACAAGGCCGGCGTTGAACAGCATCGTAATGAAGAAAAACAACGCGATCGGATTGCGGTAGCGCACCTGCCGGTTCGCCAGCGTATAGCCCGCCATCCCCGTTATGGTTACGGCAGCGAGCGTTCCGATCAAGGTAACCCCGATGGAGACCGCATAGCTTTGAAGCAATTGCTCATTGCTTGCAAATACCGACCGGTAGGCTTCCAAGGAAAAGCGGTCCGGGAAGAAGCTGTACCCGTTCTGCAATATCGATTGTTCATCGGAAAAGGATACGATTAAGACCAGCAGGATCGGCAGCGTGCACATGAGCGCAAACAGAAAGATAAATACCGTGTTGACTAGTTGGAACCAGTCGATCTTTTTCATACGGACTCCCCCTTTCCTAGAAAATTGCGCTGTCTCGATTGAATTTCTTTACTGCCCAGTTCGCGGTCAGGACGAGCACGAACCCTACGACGGATTGATACATCCCGATAGCCATGGC carries:
- a CDS encoding carbohydrate ABC transporter permease, with product MKKIDWFQLVNTVFIFLFALMCTLPILLVLIVSFSDEQSILQNGYSFFPDRFSLEAYRSVFASNEQLLQSYAVSIGVTLIGTLAAVTITGMAGYTLANRQVRYRNPIALFFFITMLFNAGLVPWYMMNDLLGFKNNLLALIIPTLIFSPFNLFLVRNFMQELPDALLESARMDGASDAYIAFRIVFPLSMPVLATVALFYGLGYWNNWFNAIMLVDKESLYPLQYLLYKMQSEINMINQMQGVAISNTLAPTESFKMAVAIITIGPIVLLYPFLQRFIIKGLVIGAVKG
- a CDS encoding copper amine oxidase N-terminal domain-containing protein; this translates as MLRKSRLFSLVSTAALAAAIALSVPVSASAAVASSVKAPASDGIKVTINGSEYKPKLAPFIDNGTVYLPVRDTGELLGTIVTWNASVKAAVMTYPELTVRLNYGSTVATVNGKAKELSAPLKSVKDRIYIPLRFFSEAIGADVRWNPSTKTVGITKPDDYISGGHIWLNRKTGDLYIARPHGQSVVNVGKLESDIKGHVSFGGQGIDSHNRVVTVLDNYGEPRIHYDAYSVFIHDYKIVSQKKASYFQRYEQNLSYYQYYDPNGWIQNLVLTDGRMMTVFNEEGQAVKEYDLPALAGKDENYSVLGAGEKFLVVRPNRTGFLTLINLEDNSTVELYEELLSGKDLEYARNNDVPYQGDELKFIGAEWTEDELYFMYNSPLDSKDQYIRIMYNRNTGQVTESSMN
- a CDS encoding GNAT family N-acetyltransferase; its protein translation is MNQHRLQVDIKPAEESQLDLLEEVFSPDNRSNPQYRRFEVQKKGEGVYLIAWLQDAPIGHFLLRWSGPQDEPVKQRIDVTRSAYLEAGLTVDHHRRKGTATAIIREAERLAKERGCTHIGLAVGSTDNPNAKRLYEKLGYIDWGYGDFKISWETSDRNGIRRMDSEIVIYMQKSI
- a CDS encoding extracellular solute-binding protein codes for the protein MNKKLRFIPAGLVIVMMAVLMMACGNSGNKESNGNAAGGESNSEAVLPVRYAVPGTPKPYMDDVVNKVNEKLLADGVNVKLELKYIPWDAWDQKTNLMLSTGEEFEMLHVMENGAVPVGSYVGRGALQPLDELIDQYGPELKKLIPDYAWEAAKINGKIYSVPAIWRYETSSSGEMGTLGYRKDLLDKAGAAFPTTPEEFIAAAEKMQKAAGKKLYVQTETDGSPVFLHRAYDSWPFYVDYREQIIKVDQQGNVSSWLESEEFKKDADFFRQLYEKKLINPDILTYKKEERDKAMTLGDFLFSTNGALYSSIAVAKNNPEAKIAEGYLAADKPMLQYLAFGNTNAVPVTAKNPEAAIKFLNWLYSSKENHNLFLYGEEGKHYKTAGERTIEIIRDANDQNYFFDSWMIGNINYTMFDAMTPEDYLKVQTTEPTNPVEFSPVLGFRLNTEPIAVEYANVQSVVKSSIIPIKMGVVPYEGNFPAALESLKAAGLDKVVAEYQKQFKEWQSTQK
- a CDS encoding family 4 glycosyl hydrolase, with protein sequence MKFVLIGGGSFVFAPTVLEDIIVKHRLMDDELVLVDPNAEAVEAMAGAGRRIAKELGVTVRISTAADRRDALPGADYVIVSASPQGARRWKMDYDILSELGMADQARECGGAGGLMNGLRSITLLLDVCRDMEELCPQARVLDVTNPMPRVVTAMDRFTSIRSAGFCNIAYLGADGYAFLPELVGKRPEEVEIVTAGLNHFAWVMSITDRKTGEDLLPALKAYVREGDWSAQSEHKRRELSVMRRWLEQYGAVAAGAVDHHAEYLPAQPDIHYATTPPYHGTEEERKQRLRELQAIAAGERPWDDLFHHGSWEHPVDVAIALDRREEAWFDILNVRNNGAIPQLPDERIVEVPVAIASGEWKPVSVPALPEALAAVIREISDVHELIAEAAFKGDAALVHRAVDRDPAITDKQATHLAVDRMLAVHADLLPQFQ